Part of the Bicyclus anynana chromosome 3, ilBicAnyn1.1, whole genome shotgun sequence genome is shown below.
GAGTAGCCGAGGGGGTTGGACCATCCGTAGGTAGAGTAAGGGGTCGCGTATCCTGACAGGGAGCTGTAGACTGAGGGTACAGTGTTGTATACCGATGGGTAGGCTCCGTAGAATGAGGGAGTGACGACTGGGGAAGAGTATACGGTGGGAGAGGCGACGACTGGAGCAACAGTGCGTGCGGCAACTACAGCGGGAGCGGCAACAGCGGGGGTTGCGGCAACAACGGGGGTTGCAGCAACAACGGGGGCAGCAACAACGGACTTAACTAACGGCTCCTTGCGCACAACAGCGTTGAAACCGTTGATGTCGTCAGCGGTGTAGTCAACGATCCTCTGAGTGCCATCGGGGTCGACTAAAGAGTACTGTCCGGCCACGGTGCCTCCCACACGGGTCTCGACTTGGCTTTTGTAGTCACCGGTGATGGGGTCGGCCACGTCGTAGGAGAAGCTGGAGGAGTCGCCGTCTACTTTGACCACTGGGAGGACTGAGCAGTGTGCTACAGCCACCAGGGCGAGAACTACGACGaactgtaacaaaataaaattttactcaTTCAAATATcatatagcctattttaatggcccactaccACCAGTACCAGGTCTCCCTTCTTATAGGATTTGGAGcctaaacccaccacgctgttctatTGCCGATTGACGGAATATTCATTCAAGTACCAACTAAATCGTTTTTAAAGCGTCGTTATTTTTTATGCGAGAACAATCAAGCTTGATTGCGATCTAGATGTTAAGCGAGAATGTAGTCTTAGGTACCGACAGGTTGATGGGAAGATATACTTGATGATTATGCGACAACAACAACAGAAACCTTGAATTTTTTATACATCATTTCTTATATTCGCAGGTTTAGCCATGGTTGAAGCCTACAATCACACGTCTGACCTAGTCGTCATAGATTTTTGCTCTAAAAATTCCAGTTAAAACTCAATCAAAAGCTAACCCAAAAATTCATTCTAAAGAATAATGTGCTTTTTGCCTTATCTATAAAGATCCTGTTAATTTAG
Proteins encoded:
- the LOC112045473 gene encoding larval/pupal rigid cuticle protein 66, with protein sequence MVAKFVVVLALVAVAHCSVLPVVKVDGDSSSFSYDVADPITGDYKSQVETRVGGTVAGQYSLVDPDGTQRIVDYTADDINGFNAVVRKEPLVKSVVAAPVVAATPVVAATPAVAAPAVVAARTVAPVVASPTVYSSPVVTPSFYGAYPSVYNTVPSVYSSLSGYATPYSTYGWSNPLGYSAYGYPSNYWVK